The sequence below is a genomic window from Lysobacter stagni.
CATGCGAACTCCCCTTGCCGGTGGCGTGCGCCGACATGGTAGTGCTGCCCGCGTGAGCGCGGGCGTGACACAGCGTTGCAGCCGGTGTCAGTCGTCCGTGGGCTCGTGCGATTCCACGCGCACGGCCAGTTCGCCGTCGCTCATCCGTGCCGACAGGCGATCGCCCGGGGCGGCATCGAGCACGCTGCGCACGACGCGGCCGTCGCGGTGCTGAAGGATCGAGTAGCCGCGCGCGACCGTCGCCAGCGGGCTGACGGCTTCCAGCGACCGGGCCAGGCCGCGCAGGTGCAGCGCTTCCTTGCCCAGTCGGCGGACGATGGCCGCCTGCGGGCGCGGGCCCAGCGCGGCCAGGCGCTCGCGCAGACGCGCGATGCGGCCGCGCGGGTGCGTCGCGCGCAGTACGGCGTCGGCATGACGCAGGCGTGCGCGCTCGCCTTCGAGGCGACGCTTCCACGCGGATTCCAGGCGGCGCAGCGCATCGACCTGGCGACGGTGCAGCAGGTCCAGTCGTGCCCGCGGACGCAGCGCCTGCAGCCGAAGCGAGGCGCGATCGGCGCGTTGCATCGCCTGGCGCAGGTGGCGCAATTGCAGGCTGCGCAGGCGCGCTTCCAGCACGCGCAGGCGGTGCAGCAGGTCGTCGCGCTGCGGCACCAGCAGCTCGGCCGCGACCGAGGGCGTGGGCGCGCGCACGTCGGCGGCGAAGTCGCTGAGGCTGAAGTCGGTCTCGTGGCCGACCGCGGACACGATGGGCACGGGCGAGGCCGCGATGGCACGCGCCAGTCGCTCGTCGTTGAACGCCCACAGGTCTTCCAGCGAACCGCCACCGCGCGCCAGCACGATCACGTCGTAGCGCTGAGCGGCGATGGCCCGCTGCAACATCGCCACGATCTGCGGCGCCGCGGTGTCGCCCTGCACGGGCACGGGCAGCACGTCGGCCTCGACCAGCGGGAAACGGCGCGACAACACGCTCAGCACGTCGCGCACGGCCGCGCCGGTGGGCGAGGTGATCAGTGCGATGCGGCGCGCGTAACGGGGCAGCGGGCGCTTGCGCTCGGCCTCGAACAGCCCCTCGGCCGCCAGCTTGGCCTTGAGTTCGTCGAATGCGCGACGCAGCGCGCCTTCGCCGGCTTCCTCCATGTGGTCCAGCACCAGCTGGTACTCGCCACGCGCTTCGTACAGCGTGAGCCTGCCGCGACCGAGCACGCGCAGGCCCTCGCGCGGAGTGAAGCGCAGCCAGCTGCTCTTGGGACGGAACATGGCGCAGCGGATCTGCGCGCGCGCGTCCTTCAGGGTGAAGTAGAGGTGCCCGGAGGACGGCCGCGAGACGTTGCCCAGCTCGCCCTCGATCCAGATCGAGGGGAACGTGCCCTCCAGCAGGTCGCGCGCCAGCGTGTTCAGCTGGCTGGGCGTGAGCACCTGGTCGGGGCGGCTGGAGTCGGGGACGGGGCTCATGGACGGCGGTCGTCGACGGCCGGCCACGGTAGCGCAGAGCGGGGCGCGGGTCACGTGAAAGCGCGGCCGCCGTTGTGCGGGCGGCACGGGGCCGTGGCCTACAATGGGCCCATGAATTCGCATGCTCCGGCGCCCTGCGCCCACCCAGCCTTCGGACCCCTGCCGCGGCGCATCACGCGCGCGGTGCGCATCGGCGGCGTCGACGTCGGCGGCGGCCATCCGGTCGTCGTCCAGTCGATGACCAACACCGACACGGCCGACGTCGCCTCGACCACGAAACAGGTCGCCGAACTGTGGCGCGCCGGCTCGGAGATGGTGCGCGTCACCGTCAACACGGTCGAGGCCGCCGCGGCGGTGCCGCGCATCGTCGACAAGCTGGCGATGATGGGCGTGAGCGTGCCGATCATCGGCGACTTCCATTACAACGGTCATCAACTCCTCACCGCCGAGCCCGCCTGCGCCGAAGCGCTGGCGAAGTACCGCATCAATCCAGGCAACGTCGGCTTCGGCAAGAAGAAGGACAGCCAGTTCGCGACGCTGATCGAGCTGGCCATCAAGTACGACAAGCCGGTGCGCATCGGCGCCAACTGGGGTTCGCTCGATCAGGCGCTTGCCGCGCAGCTGATGGACGAGAACCACAAACTGGCGCAACCGCTGGACGCCGCCGAAGTGCTGCGCGAAGCGCTGATCCGCTCGGCGCTGGATTCGGCCGCGCGCGCGGTGGAGCTGGGCCTGGCGGCCGAGCGCATCGTGCTCAGCGCCAAGGTCAGCGGAGTTCAGGAGCTGATCGCCGTGTACCGCGAACTCGCCCGTCGTGGCGACTATGCGCTGCACCTGGGCCTCACCGAGGCCGGCATCGGCAGCAAGGGCATCGTCGCCTCCAGCGCCGCGCTGGGCGTGCTGCTGCAGGAAGGCATCGGCGACACCATCCGCATCTCGCTGACGCCGGAACCCGGCCAGTCGCGCACCAATGAGGTGATCGTCGCGCAGGAGCTGCTGCAGACGATGGGCCTGCGCGCGTTCACGCCGATGGTGACCGCGTGCCCCGGTTGCGGCCGCACCACCA
It includes:
- the ispG gene encoding flavodoxin-dependent (E)-4-hydroxy-3-methylbut-2-enyl-diphosphate synthase, which translates into the protein MNSHAPAPCAHPAFGPLPRRITRAVRIGGVDVGGGHPVVVQSMTNTDTADVASTTKQVAELWRAGSEMVRVTVNTVEAAAAVPRIVDKLAMMGVSVPIIGDFHYNGHQLLTAEPACAEALAKYRINPGNVGFGKKKDSQFATLIELAIKYDKPVRIGANWGSLDQALAAQLMDENHKLAQPLDAAEVLREALIRSALDSAARAVELGLAAERIVLSAKVSGVQELIAVYRELARRGDYALHLGLTEAGIGSKGIVASSAALGVLLQEGIGDTIRISLTPEPGQSRTNEVIVAQELLQTMGLRAFTPMVTACPGCGRTTSTFFQELAKTVQEHVRAKMPEWKISHPGAENLTLAVMGCVVNGPGESRHANIGISLPGTGEAPSAPVFEDGEKTVTLRGENIAHEFVALIDQYVERKYGADVARGG
- the xseA gene encoding exodeoxyribonuclease VII large subunit, translated to MSPVPDSSRPDQVLTPSQLNTLARDLLEGTFPSIWIEGELGNVSRPSSGHLYFTLKDARAQIRCAMFRPKSSWLRFTPREGLRVLGRGRLTLYEARGEYQLVLDHMEEAGEGALRRAFDELKAKLAAEGLFEAERKRPLPRYARRIALITSPTGAAVRDVLSVLSRRFPLVEADVLPVPVQGDTAAPQIVAMLQRAIAAQRYDVIVLARGGGSLEDLWAFNDERLARAIAASPVPIVSAVGHETDFSLSDFAADVRAPTPSVAAELLVPQRDDLLHRLRVLEARLRSLQLRHLRQAMQRADRASLRLQALRPRARLDLLHRRQVDALRRLESAWKRRLEGERARLRHADAVLRATHPRGRIARLRERLAALGPRPQAAIVRRLGKEALHLRGLARSLEAVSPLATVARGYSILQHRDGRVVRSVLDAAPGDRLSARMSDGELAVRVESHEPTDD